Genomic segment of Labrus mixtus chromosome 1, fLabMix1.1, whole genome shotgun sequence:
CGCTGCCTTTCAAACAGGCTTTCTGTCCTCCAACTACTCCAGCGCGTGCACAGACGATGCTTCTCTTGTTTGATGATCGGACTCGGCTTCAGGCTCCGACAGCATTCGTTAACCTCTGGGATCTAATAAAGGGATGTTTTAATCCTGACTTGAATCATATAAATCCCTCTTTCAGACGGTGGGAGTGAAGGCAAAAAGAGGTTGACTGATGAAATACTAAACACAGCGGCAGTGCTGAGTTTTACAGACATGCTCATCTGATATTTTGAAGATGTAGAGGATTTAATATGTTCAGTAACCAAAGAGAGATCGTTTTTAAGAAGCTCTTTCACTCGTTATTGTACTTTCTGTCGCTCTCTCGCCAGCGGTCATAAAGATTCTCTGTCCGTCTGCTCTGGAGGGAAAACTTAAAATGGGATCATAATGTCCGAGGTTTAACCAGGATGGACTTCTTGGATGTATTTGCTCCGGTTTCGGCCACAAACTCTTCTCTGGAGAACCAGACGTCATCGTCCTCGTCcaggtctcctcctctccctcctcactccCAGGTGGCGTCCGTGTTCATCCTGCTGGTCGTCACGGTGATCATCCTGGGGACGGTGGTGGGGAATgtgctggtggtggtggcggTGTTCACCAGCCGAGCCCTCAGGGCGCCTCAGAACCTCTTCCTGGTGTCTCTGGCTTCAGCCGACATCCTGGTGGCCACGCTGGTCATCCCCTTCTCCTTAGCCAATGAGGTGAGGTTACCGTGTGATCACATAGTTTGGTGTGAAGTGAGGAGACGTTTTGCCTCTgacattgttttatatttatatgtttagACTTCATGTATCCAAGAGGGCAACTGGGCTCCAAAGTCCAGCtggacaacacaaacaaacaaataaacaaacaaacaacagacagaggaggtcagagacaacaaacaaaccagtACAGATGGAAATGCTCGCTGACACCTTTGTGTGGCCCCTTTGGGAAATGACTCAAACGAGGGGACGGGcaaagatataaataaataagttaataaataaataagaaagatATTCTTGAAAGCAAATCCCATTGCAAGATTACATTCAAAGAAATAACTGAATGCACAGACGCAGGAATCACAAACCTCTCGACCTTAACCCCTTCAACTTAAAGCCTCTTACTGTAGACTGTTTGATCTGTCTGCTCTTTGGCTCATCCTGACGACTGTACATGCCAGATCATCATATACACTCAGTCTCTGAGGAAGCTGCTCCACACCAGTGAGCTGCTCCACACCAGTGAGCTGCTTCACACCAGTGAGCTGCTTCACACCAGTGAGCTGCTCCACACCAGTGAGCTGCTTCACACCAGTGAGCTGCTTCACACCAGTGAGCTGCTCCACACCAGTGAGCTGCTTCACACCAGTGAGCTGCTCCACACCAGTGAGCTGCTCCACACCAGTGAGCTGCTTCACACCAGTGAGCTGCTTCACACCAGTGAGCTGCTCCACACCAGTGAGCTGCTCCACACCAGTGAGCTGCTCCACACCAGTGAGGAGGGTTAGCCTCATCACAGTTCTACAGAAGCTCTCTGGTTCACTCCGTCTACTTCTGGTCTTTCTGTCAGGTCTGccaaagaaaattaaattaaacacaaacaaacacaaacaaacaaacaaacacacacacacaaacacacacacacacacacacaaacacacacacaaacacacaaacacacacacaaacaaacacacacacacacacacacacacacacacacacacacacaaacacaaacaaacaaacgcacacacacacacacaaacaaacaaacacacaaacacacacacacacaaacgcacacacacacacacacacaaacaaacaaacacacacacacacacacacacacacacacacacacacacacaaacacaaacaaacaaacgcacacacacacacacacacacacacacacacacacaaacacacacacacacacacacacacacacaaacaaacacaaacaaacaaacaaacacacacacacaaacacacacacacacacacacacacaaacacacacacaaacacacaaacacacacacaaacaaacaaacacacacacaaacaaacacacacacaaacacacaaacacacacacaaacaaacaaacacacacacaaacacacaaacacacacacacacaaacacacacacacacacacacacacacacaaacacaaacaaacaaacgcacacacacacacacaaacacacaaacacacacacacacaaacaaacaaacacacacacaaacacacacacaaacacaaacacacacacacacacacacacacacaaacacacacaaacacacacacacaaacacacacacacacacacacacacacacacacacacacacaaacacacacacacacacacacacacacacacaaacacacacacacaaacacaaacacacacacacacacacacacacacacacacacacacacacaaacacacacacacaaacacacacacaaacacaaacacacaaacacacacacaaacacaaacacacacacacacacacacacacacaaacacacacaaacacacacacacacacacacacacacacacacacacacaaacacacacacacacacaaacacacacaaacacacacaaacacacacacacaaacacacacacacacacacacacacacacacacacacacacacacaaacacacacacacaaacacaaacacacacacacaaacacaaacacacacacacacacaaacacacacacacacacacacaaacacaaacacacacacacacacaaacacacacacaaacacacacacaaacaaacacaaacacacacacaaacacacacacacacaaacacacacacacacacacacacacacaaacacacacacacacacacacacacacacacaaacacacacacacacacaaacaaacacacacacacacacaaacacacacacacacacacacacacaaacacacacacacacacaaacaaacaaacacaaacacacacaaacacacacacacacgcacacgcacacacaaacaaacacacacacaaacaaacaaacacacacacacaaacacacacacacacacacacacaaacacacacaaacacacacacacaaacacacacacacacacacacacacacacacaaacacacacacacacacaaacacacacaaacacacacacacaaacacacacacacacacacacacaaacacacacaaacacacacacacaaacacacacacacacacacacacacacacacacacacacacacacacaaacacacacacacacacacacacacacacaaacacacacacacacacacacacacacaaacacacacacacaaacacaaacacacacacacacacacacacacacacacacacacacacacaaacacacacacacaaacacacacacaaacacacacacacaaacacacacacaaacacaaacacacacacacacacacacacacaaacacacacaaacagacacacacacacacacacacacacaaacacacacacacacacaaacacacacaaacacacacaaacacacacacacaaacacacacacacacacacacacacacacacaaacacacacacacaaacacacacaaacacacacacacacacacacaaacacacacaaacacacacacacaaacacacacacacaaacacacacaaacacacacacacacacacacacacacacacaaacacacacacacaaacacacacacacaaacacacacaaacacaaacacacacacacaaacacaaacacacacacacacacacacaaacacacacacacacacacacaaacacaaacacacacacacacacaaacacacacacacaaacacacacacaaacaaacacaaacacacacacaaacacacacacacacaaacacacacacacacacaaacacacacacacaaacacacacacaaacaaacacaaacacacacacaaacacacacacacacaaacacacacacacacacaaacacacacacacaaacacacacacaaacaaacacaaacacacacacaaacacacacacacacacaaacacacacacacacacaaacacacacacacaaacacacacacaaacaaacacaaacacacacacaaacacacacacacacaaacacacacacacacacacaaacacacacacacacacaaacaaacaaacacaaacacacacaaacaaacacacacacgcacacacacacaaacaaacacacacacaaacaaacaaacacacacacacaaacacacacacacacacacacacaaacacacacaaacacacacacacaaacacacacacacacacacacacacacacacacaaacacacacacacaaacacacacaaacacacacacacaaacacacacacacacacacaaacacacacaaacacacacacacaaacacacacacacacacacacacacaaacacacacacacaaacacacacacacaaacacaaacacacacacacacacaaacacacacacacaaacacacacacacacaaacacaaacacacacacaaacacacacacaaacacacacacatacacacacacacaaacacacacacacacacacacacacacaaacacacacacacacacacaaacaaacacacacacacacacacacacacaaacaaacaaacacacacacacacaaacaaacaaacaaacacacacacacaaacacacacacacaaacacaaacacacacacacacacacacacacaaacacaaacacacacacacacacacacacacacacacacaaacacacacacacacacacacacacacacacacacaaacacacacacacacaaacacacacacacaaacacacacacacacaaacacacacacacacacaaacacacacacacaaacacacacacacacaaacacacacacacaaacacaaacacacacacacacacacacacacaaacacaaacacacacacacacacacacacacacacacacaaacacacacacacacaaacacacacacacacacacacacacacacacacacactcgctctgcTGCATGAATGAATCACgtctcctggtgtctcctccctCCAGGTGATGGGTTACTGGTACTTTGGCTCCACCTGGTGCTCCTTCTACCTGGCTCTGGACGTCCTCTTCTGCACCTCCTCCATCGTGCACCTCTGCGCCATCAGCCTCGACCGCTACTGGTCGGTCACTAAGGCCGTCAGCTACAACCGCAAGCGAACGCCCAAACGCATCAAAGCCATGATCAGCATCGTGTGGCTCATCTCCATCGTCATCTCGTCCCCGCCGCTCCTCATgacgcagcagcaggaggcTCTGGAGATGAAGAAAGAGAACATGAGCAGGCAGGAGTGTCTCCTCATGAACCAGACGTGGTacatcctctcctcctgcctcgtCTCTTTCTTCGCCCCGGGCGTCATCATGATCCTCGTTTACTGTAAGATCTACCGCGTGGCCAAGCAGAGAGCCTCCACCGTGTTTGTGGCGAGGCCCGTGATGGAGCGGCAGCCGTCGCAGTCGGAGACCTGCTTCACCGGCGCCGCCAGGACCCTCCACAGGAAGAGGGGCGTCTGCGACAGATCCCCGTACGAGCTGGCGAGCCCCCGGCCGGCAGACAGACTCAACTCGTCCAACGTGGAGAGCAGCAGCCCGCGAGGAGATCTGGACGAGATCCACCTGGAGGAGAACACCTGTGAAGTTAaaacctccttctcctcctcctccgccctgCGCTTCACCAGGAGAGCTAAGACAGAGGACAGGAAGGAGTCAGAGGGGACGACAGACAGACTgaagccccctcctcctcctcctcctcctcctcctccgtcatgCACCTCCATATCCTGGGCTTCTTCCGACACCTGCTCCCACCACctgctcctcccctcccccgagCCGCCCCGCAGCAGACGGGCTTCTCTGTCCCGACACAAAGTCGCTCAGATGAGGGAGAAGCGCTTCACCTTCGTGCTGGCCGTGGTGATGGGCGTGTTTGTGCTCTGCTGGTTCCCGTTCTTCTTCACGTACAGTCTGCACGCCGTGTGCAGGGAGAAGTGCGTCATCCCCGACTCGCTCTTCAACCTCTTCTTCTGGATCGGGTACTGCAACAGCTGCCTGAACCCCATCATCTACACGGTGTTCAACCGAGACTTCAGGAGGGCCTTCAAGAAGATCCTGTTTGAGGCTCACCGAGCAACATgagaccgtgtgtgtgtgtgtgtgtgtgtgtgtgtgtgtgtgtgtgtgtgtgtgtgtgtgtgtgtgtgtgtgtgtgtgtgtgtgtgtgtgtgtgtgtgtgtgtgtgtgtgtgtgaatttaatCCTGTTTTCCACTGTGCTGTCTCAGCGACATTAAAGGGCTTCTCATACAGTCAGTTTAATGATTCATTATTCAAACACAAgctgatgatgacacagtgaggatgatgatgatgacacagtgaggatgatgatgatgatgacacagtgaggatgatgatgatgacacagtgaggatgatgatgatgatgacacagtgaggatgatgatgatgatgacacagtgaggatgatgatgatggtgacacagtgaggatgatgatgatgatgacacagtgaggatgatgatgatgacacagtgaggatgatgatgatgacacagtgaggatgatgatgatgactcagtgaggatgatgatgatggtgacacagtgaggatgatgatgatgacacagtgaggatgaggatgatgatgacacagtgaggatgatgatgatgacacagtgaggatgaggatgatgacacagtgaggatgatgatgatgactcagtgaggatgatgatgatggtgacacagtgaggatgatgatgatgacacagtgaggatgaggatgatgatgacacagtgaggatgatgatgatgacacagtgaggatgatgatgatgacacagtgaggatgatgatgatgactcagtgaggatgatgatgatggtgacacagtgaggatgatgatgatgacacagtgaggatgaggatgatgatgacacagtgaggatgatgatgatgacacagtgaggatgaggatgatgacacagtgaggatgatgatgatgactcagtgaggatgatgatgatgacacagtgaggatgatgatgatgactcagtgaggatgatgatgatggtgacacagtgaggatgatgatgatgacacagtgaggatgaggatgatgatgacacagtgaggatgatgatgatgacacagtgaggatgaggatgatgacacagtgaggatgatgatgatgactcagtgaggatgatgatgatgacacagtgaggatgatgatgatgacacagtgaggatgatgatgatgactcagtgaggatgatgatgatggtgacacagtgaggatgatgatgatgatgactcagtgaggatgatgatgatgactcagtgaggatgatgatgatgacacagtgaggatgaggatgatgacacagtgaggatgatgatgatgactcagtgaggatgaggatgatgatgacacagtgaggatgatgatgatgacacagtgaggatgatgatgatggtgacacagtgaggatgatgatgatgacacagtgaggatgatgatgatgatgacacagtgaggatgatgatgatgacacagtgaggatgatgatgatgatgacacagtgaggatgatgatgatgacacagtgaggatgaggatgatggtgacacagtgaggatgatgatgatggtgacacagtgaggatgatgatgatgacacagtgaggatgatgatgatggtgacacagtgaggatgatgatgatgacacagtgaggatgatgatgatgatggtgacacagtgaggatgatgatgatgacacagtgaggatgaggatgatggtgacacagtgaggatgatgatgatgacacagtgaggatgatgatgatggtgacacagtgaggatgatgatgatgacacagtgaggatgaggatgatgatgacacagtgaggatgatgatgatgacacagtgaggatgaggatgatgacacagtgaggatgatgatgatgactcagtgaggatgatgatgatggtgacacagtgaggatgatgatgatgacacagtgaggatgaggatgatgatgacacagtgaggatgatgatgatgacacagtgaggatgatgatgatgacacagtgaggatgatgatgatgactcagtgaggatgatgatgatggtgacacagtgaggatgatgatgatgacacagtgaggatgaggatgatgatgacacagtgaggatgatgatgatgacacagtgaggatgaggatgatgacacagtgaggatgatgatgatgactcagtgaggatgatgatgatgacacagtgaggatgatgatgatgacacagtgaggatgatgatgatgactcagtgaggatgatgatgatggtgacacagtgaggatgatgatgatgatgatgactcagtgaggatgatgatgatgactcagtgaggatgatgatgatgacacagtgaggatgaggatgatgatgacacagtgaggatgaggatgatgacacagtgaggatgatgatgatgacacagtgaggatgatgatgatggtgacacagtgaggatgatgatgatgacacagtgaggatgatgatgatgatgacacagtgaggatgatgatgatgacacagtgaggatgatgatgatgatgacacagtgaggatgatgatgatgacacagtgaggatgatgatgatggtgacacagtgaggatgatgatgatgacacagtgaggatgatgatgatggtgacacagtgaggatgatgatgatgacacagtgaggatgatgatgatgatgacacagtgaggatgatgatgatgacacagtgaggatgatgatgatgatggtgacacagtgaggatgatgatgatgacacagtgaggatgatgatgatggtgacacagtgaggatgatgatgatgacacagtgaggatgaggatgatgatgacacagtgaggatgatgatgatgacacagtgaggatgaggatgatgacacagtgaggatgatgatgatgactcagtgaggatgatgatgatggtgacacagtgaggatgatgatgatgacacagtgaggatgaggatgatgatgacacagtgaggatgatgatgatgacacagtgaggatgatgatgatgacacagtgaggatgatgatgatgatgacacagtgaggatgatgatgatgacacagtgaggatgaggatgatgatgacacagtgaggatgatgatgatgacacagtgaggatgaggatgatgacacagtgaggatgatgatgatgacacagtgagga
This window contains:
- the LOC132973145 gene encoding alpha-2Db adrenergic receptor-like, translating into MDFLDVFAPVSATNSSLENQTSSSSSRSPPLPPHSQVASVFILLVVTVIILGTVVGNVLVVVAVFTSRALRAPQNLFLVSLASADILVATLVIPFSLANEVMGYWYFGSTWCSFYLALDVLFCTSSIVHLCAISLDRYWSVTKAVSYNRKRTPKRIKAMISIVWLISIVISSPPLLMTQQQEALEMKKENMSRQECLLMNQTWYILSSCLVSFFAPGVIMILVYCKIYRVAKQRASTVFVARPVMERQPSQSETCFTGAARTLHRKRGVCDRSPYELASPRPADRLNSSNVESSSPRGDLDEIHLEENTCEVKTSFSSSSALRFTRRAKTEDRKESEGTTDRLKPPPPPPPPPPPSCTSISWASSDTCSHHLLLPSPEPPRSRRASLSRHKVAQMREKRFTFVLAVVMGVFVLCWFPFFFTYSLHAVCREKCVIPDSLFNLFFWIGYCNSCLNPIIYTVFNRDFRRAFKKILFEAHRAT